The Deltaproteobacteria bacterium genome includes a region encoding these proteins:
- a CDS encoding HD domain-containing protein has translation MLTERQKLEALATLGVELNQVRDLDILMEEILTQARRFVNADAGSIYIREGSRLNFSYTQNDTLKKRLAPGEKLIYSTFSIPIDEKSIAGFVAATQKALNIADVYMIAATEPYGFSRGFDETSGYRTRSMLTIPLANSRGTLLGVLQIINSTDGEGSVTPFSPDDEMMMGHFAGIAAVALERAQMTRALLLRMIRMAEMRDPKETGAHVNRVGAYSLAIYEDWAEKNGTPKIEVEKTRDVIRMAAMLHDVGKVAISDLILKKPGRFEKDEYEIMKQHTVLGARLFLDQQSDFDHTAHIVALNHHERWDGQGYPGHVDVESGLPIPGFTLPNGAARGKIAXXXGRIVSLCDVYDALCSKRVYKEAWDESETLKALEQGSGTQFDPRLVEIFFSRLDVIHSIRDRYKDEEPD, from the coding sequence ATGCTCACCGAACGGCAAAAACTTGAGGCCCTGGCCACGCTGGGGGTGGAACTGAACCAGGTGCGCGACCTGGACATCCTCATGGAGGAGATCCTCACCCAGGCGCGCCGGTTCGTGAACGCCGACGCAGGCTCCATCTACATACGCGAGGGAAGCCGCCTCAATTTCAGCTACACCCAGAACGACACCTTGAAAAAGCGCCTGGCTCCCGGCGAGAAGCTCATCTACTCCACCTTCTCCATCCCCATAGACGAAAAAAGCATAGCCGGTTTCGTGGCCGCCACCCAGAAAGCCCTGAACATCGCAGACGTCTACATGATCGCCGCCACCGAGCCCTACGGCTTTTCGCGCGGCTTCGACGAGACATCGGGCTACCGCACCCGCTCCATGCTCACCATTCCCCTTGCAAACAGCCGGGGGACCCTTCTGGGGGTTTTGCAGATCATCAACTCCACCGACGGGGAGGGCAGCGTTACGCCCTTTTCCCCCGACGACGAGATGATGATGGGCCATTTCGCCGGAATCGCCGCAGTGGCCCTGGAACGCGCCCAGATGACCCGCGCCCTGCTCCTTCGCATGATACGCATGGCCGAGATGCGCGACCCCAAGGAGACCGGGGCCCACGTCAACCGGGTGGGGGCCTATTCCCTTGCCATCTATGAGGACTGGGCCGAAAAGAACGGCACCCCGAAGATAGAGGTGGAAAAGACCCGCGACGTCATCCGCATGGCCGCCATGCTGCACGACGTGGGAAAAGTGGCCATATCGGACCTCATCCTCAAAAAGCCGGGCCGCTTCGAAAAGGACGAGTACGAGATAATGAAGCAGCACACGGTCCTGGGGGCAAGGCTCTTCCTGGACCAGCAGTCGGACTTCGACCACACCGCCCACATTGTGGCCCTCAATCACCACGAGAGATGGGACGGCCAGGGCTATCCCGGCCACGTTGACGTTGAATCCGGCCTGCCCATCCCCGGTTTCACCCTGCCCAATGGGGCGGCGCGGGGAAAAATCGCNNNNNNNNTCGGGCGCATAGTGAGCCTTTGCGACGTTTACGACGCCCTTTGCTCCAAGCGCGTCTACAAGGAGGCCTGGGACGAAAGCGAAACCTTAAAGGCCCTGGAGCAGGGATCGGGCACCCAGTTCGACCCCCGGCTTGTAGAGATATTCTTTTCACGCCTGGATGTGATACACTCGATCCGTGACCGTTACAAAGACGAAGAACCGGACTGA
- a CDS encoding ammonium transporter, which translates to MKTRICAIILIFLLFAGHAPMLAAAEPDPSGGSTGKASDVFGATAGAPTAEEFEALSKTEPLAAKLADVIGHNRIAINMAWMLVCGFLVMFMQAGFAMAETGFTRAKNAGHTMAMNFMVYAIGMLGYWICGFAIHMGGSGGAAALGGGGVLDHEFVISLFGKDFGLFGMKGFFLSGVSYDAVVFSIFLFQMVFMDTTATIPTGSMAERWTFKSFVIYAFFISMFVYPLFANWMWGGGWLSALGRNFGLGHGAVDFAGSSVVHMTGGVAALVGAIILGPRLGKFRSNGEPNAIPGHDIPMALVGCFILAFGWFGFNAGSTLAAGDLRIGVVAVNTMLASAAGAFSAALYMWIRYDKPDISMSANGLLAGLVAITAPCAFVNSVSAVIIGAIGGLILCVMVFFVERKMKIDDPVGAICVHGINGAWGMLALGLFADGTYGGGWNGVTGAVTGLFYGDASQFAAQLIAVITNIVFVGGVMFAFFKILNAITPLRVPKDQEMEGLDMHEVAVTAYPDFNIRQA; encoded by the coding sequence ATGAAAACAAGAATCTGCGCAATAATTTTAATCTTTCTGCTTTTTGCGGGCCACGCCCCGATGCTGGCCGCCGCCGAGCCCGACCCGTCCGGCGGAAGCACCGGCAAGGCCTCGGACGTTTTCGGTGCCACCGCAGGAGCACCCACGGCGGAGGAGTTCGAGGCCCTGTCCAAAACCGAGCCTTTGGCCGCCAAGTTGGCGGATGTGATAGGCCACAACAGGATCGCCATCAACATGGCATGGATGCTCGTCTGCGGCTTTCTGGTCATGTTCATGCAGGCTGGCTTTGCAATGGCTGAAACCGGCTTCACACGCGCCAAGAACGCAGGGCATACAATGGCCATGAACTTCATGGTCTATGCCATAGGAATGCTTGGCTACTGGATATGCGGGTTCGCCATCCACATGGGCGGAAGCGGCGGGGCTGCGGCCCTTGGAGGCGGCGGGGTTCTGGACCATGAATTCGTCATCTCGCTTTTCGGCAAGGATTTCGGTCTGTTCGGAATGAAGGGCTTCTTCCTGTCAGGTGTAAGCTATGATGCTGTGGTCTTCTCCATCTTCCTTTTCCAGATGGTGTTCATGGACACCACGGCCACCATCCCCACGGGTTCCATGGCCGAGCGCTGGACCTTCAAGAGCTTCGTGATCTACGCATTCTTCATCTCCATGTTCGTGTATCCGCTTTTCGCCAACTGGATGTGGGGAGGAGGCTGGCTTTCGGCCCTGGGGCGCAACTTCGGGCTCGGACACGGCGCGGTTGACTTTGCGGGAAGCTCAGTCGTTCACATGACGGGCGGCGTGGCTGCCCTGGTGGGGGCCATCATCCTTGGGCCCCGGCTTGGCAAGTTCAGAAGCAACGGTGAGCCAAACGCCATACCCGGCCACGATATTCCAATGGCTCTTGTCGGATGCTTCATCCTGGCCTTCGGATGGTTCGGTTTCAACGCCGGATCCACCCTGGCCGCCGGAGACTTAAGAATTGGCGTGGTTGCGGTTAACACCATGCTGGCCTCGGCTGCAGGCGCATTTTCCGCAGCCCTTTACATGTGGATACGCTACGATAAGCCTGACATCTCCATGTCGGCCAACGGACTTCTGGCAGGGCTTGTGGCGATAACCGCCCCCTGCGCCTTCGTGAACTCGGTTTCCGCCGTAATCATCGGCGCAATTGGCGGCTTGATCCTGTGCGTAATGGTCTTTTTCGTTGAGCGGAAAATGAAGATAGACGACCCCGTGGGAGCAATCTGCGTGCATGGAATTAACGGAGCATGGGGAATGCTGGCCCTGGGGCTTTTTGCAGACGGAACATATGGCGGTGGATGGAACGGCGTGACCGGCGCGGTGACCGGCCTTTTCTACGGCGACGCCTCGCAGTTCGCGGCCCAGTTGATAGCCGTGATCACCAACATAGTGTTCGTGGGCGGTGTAATGTTCGCCTTTTTCAAAATTCTGAACGCCATCACCCCGCTTAGGGTGCCCAAGGATCAGGAAATGGAAGGGCTCGACATGCACGAGGTGGCTGTTACGGCTTACCCCGACTTCAACATCCGCCAGGCCTGA
- the dctP gene encoding TRAP transporter substrate-binding protein DctP, with product MRLRKMCFAVVLLCLCLGLLPASTVAAEVQDGRVRWKTTSLAPKDVGYAIYVRQVLFPFLVKACEGNMVVASSWGGAMGDDITALKNLKIGRVQASGLSGQGTYTACPEVAVLGLPFLLNGYDEVDYLKEKMIWTFDRMLEPRGLKILSWLDQGFDEIYSTKKIETLDDFKGARFASWFGPLDIKLCGSLGAQAVVMSATDIPSALRSGRADAVVAPSIYIVGTQLHSVVKNVFTARIRYTPAFFVASLEAFRALPPAYQKNIESMRLSRAREFNILARKDLEKFLSAIIGYGVTKAKSGGDDLDDIRRRTTPLWYDFAGELYPESLLDEVLGHLADYRTAHPSSSGGLASSKPSEGRATGGGDKAKQVHSVQARLKTLGYYNSVADGIAGPVTYKAIKTFQASKGLKATGRVDAALLKALGVE from the coding sequence ATGCGCCTTCGCAAAATGTGTTTCGCCGTTGTTCTTCTCTGTCTCTGCCTGGGCTTGCTTCCGGCTTCTACGGTAGCCGCAGAGGTCCAGGATGGGCGCGTCCGCTGGAAAACCACATCCCTGGCCCCCAAGGACGTGGGCTACGCCATCTATGTGCGCCAGGTTCTGTTCCCGTTTCTGGTCAAGGCGTGTGAAGGCAACATGGTGGTGGCGTCATCATGGGGCGGGGCGATGGGCGACGATATAACCGCCCTGAAAAACCTGAAGATCGGGCGAGTACAGGCATCGGGCCTTTCGGGACAGGGCACGTACACGGCCTGCCCGGAGGTCGCGGTTTTGGGCCTGCCCTTTCTTTTGAACGGCTACGACGAGGTGGATTATCTGAAGGAGAAAATGATCTGGACCTTCGACAGGATGCTGGAGCCAAGGGGGCTCAAAATCCTTTCCTGGCTGGACCAGGGCTTTGACGAGATATACTCCACCAAAAAGATCGAAACCCTGGACGATTTCAAGGGTGCGCGTTTCGCTTCATGGTTCGGGCCTTTGGACATCAAGCTCTGCGGAAGCCTGGGGGCACAGGCCGTGGTGATGAGCGCCACCGACATTCCCTCCGCCCTCCGCTCCGGCAGGGCGGACGCGGTGGTGGCCCCGTCAATTTATATCGTGGGGACCCAGCTTCACAGCGTTGTCAAAAATGTTTTCACCGCCAGAATACGATATACCCCGGCCTTTTTCGTGGCCTCCCTTGAGGCTTTCCGCGCCCTTCCGCCCGCCTACCAGAAAAACATCGAGTCCATGCGCCTTTCAAGGGCCAGGGAATTCAACATCCTGGCAAGGAAGGACCTGGAAAAATTTCTGTCCGCGATTATCGGGTATGGCGTGACCAAGGCCAAATCGGGCGGGGATGACCTGGACGACATCCGACGCCGCACCACGCCCCTTTGGTATGATTTCGCGGGCGAACTGTACCCGGAAAGCCTTCTGGACGAGGTGCTGGGTCACCTTGCCGATTACCGCACGGCCCATCCTTCGTCTTCGGGCGGGCTTGCGTCTTCAAAACCGTCGGAAGGCAGGGCGACCGGGGGAGGAGACAAGGCGAAGCAGGTCCATTCGGTCCAGGCCCGCCTGAAAACCCTTGGTTATTACAACTCTGTGGCGGACGGCATCGCAGGGCCGGTAACCTACAAGGCCATAAAGACCTTCCAGGCATCCAAGGGTTTAAAAGCCACGGGCCGGGTGGACGCGGCGCTTTTGAAGGCCCTGGGAGTGGAATGA
- a CDS encoding FG-GAP repeat protein codes for MKGFLRSRRATGWLAFLLVAGAAAVFAGVQPLTLPAVIDLFNGEEDVLIYGADSSDYAGRSTSSIGASSHITADVNGDGSPDLVFGAPLADGPLNARAMCGEIYVYYGPLAAGILDVAGTAGNAPDVVIYGGRGGDNLGYEGGLTCADINNDGIEDILAGAYGADGPGFARAGCGELYVIYGSAALPAVIDIANGDQDVTVYGASASDALTAGYNLLTKDFNGDGITDIMTGAQLADGPSDARSGCGEVYIIYGSAGLPAAIDLASGAEDVTIYGASASDGLGFEYASCAGDLNGDGISDMILGSVLARGPLDARNACGEAYVIYGSAALPAVIDLASGDENVTVYGATALDRLTHRRGLTAGDVNGDGIDDLVLGAWTADGPLEGRSAAGEAYVIYGGAALPATIDIALNEEDVTIYGATANDQLTGWCPISLGDVNGDGRDDILLSAFAADGPGDGRLSAGEGYLIYGSGTLPATIDLASSGEDVTIYGASAGDQLAEYAGISAKDVNGDGLADILTTAAFGSGPAEGRSSSGESYIIYGSTAVLPATIDLNASEEDVTIYGASNFDMLNSGFGLQTGDINNDGFLDLLLAAYGGDGPGEVRNGCGEVYAIFGEGDSTTAAAKDTDHAGNPLAKDYGTARAKIDFGAGAAGSTTTVTLTRNDTGVNMPDLTKVADVNWTVTTDRTAFSAKVIFHYLESEIAQLTEGDLKLYKAATVGGTYSEVAGAVFDTVRNTVTATGLTGFSVFILSTAPPAAAPSPHCFVDTLSAGNGNRTMPIALAVLALAGALGFAVINRRR; via the coding sequence ATGAAAGGGTTTTTAAGAAGCAGAAGGGCCACAGGGTGGCTGGCGTTTTTGCTGGTTGCAGGCGCGGCGGCGGTTTTCGCGGGCGTTCAACCGCTAACGCTTCCGGCTGTAATCGATTTATTCAACGGCGAAGAGGACGTTTTGATCTACGGCGCAGACAGCTCTGACTACGCCGGGCGTTCCACAAGCTCAATCGGCGCCTCTTCACACATTACGGCGGACGTTAACGGCGACGGCTCTCCGGACCTGGTTTTCGGAGCCCCGCTTGCGGACGGCCCGCTCAACGCGAGGGCGATGTGCGGCGAGATATACGTCTATTACGGCCCGCTGGCAGCCGGAATCCTGGACGTTGCGGGAACGGCTGGTAACGCCCCCGATGTTGTCATTTACGGCGGCCGGGGCGGTGATAATCTCGGGTACGAAGGCGGGCTGACCTGCGCGGATATCAATAACGACGGCATCGAGGATATCCTGGCCGGAGCTTACGGAGCCGACGGCCCCGGCTTTGCCAGGGCCGGCTGCGGAGAGCTTTACGTAATTTACGGCTCCGCCGCCCTTCCCGCCGTAATAGACATCGCCAACGGCGATCAGGACGTGACCGTTTACGGCGCATCGGCGTCCGACGCATTGACAGCAGGCTATAATCTTTTGACCAAGGATTTCAACGGAGACGGAATCACCGACATCATGACGGGCGCTCAGCTTGCGGACGGCCCGTCCGACGCCCGAAGCGGATGCGGAGAAGTCTACATAATCTATGGCTCGGCAGGCCTTCCGGCAGCAATTGACCTGGCTTCGGGAGCTGAGGATGTCACCATTTACGGAGCCTCGGCAAGTGACGGCCTGGGTTTCGAATATGCAAGCTGCGCCGGAGATTTAAACGGTGACGGCATCTCCGACATGATTCTCGGATCAGTTCTGGCCAGGGGCCCGCTTGACGCCCGCAACGCATGCGGCGAAGCCTACGTGATTTACGGTTCTGCGGCCCTTCCAGCAGTTATAGACCTGGCCTCAGGTGACGAGAACGTGACCGTTTACGGCGCCACCGCGCTTGATCGCCTGACCCACAGGCGGGGCCTGACAGCAGGGGACGTTAACGGAGACGGCATAGACGACCTTGTCCTGGGAGCCTGGACGGCGGACGGGCCGCTCGAAGGCCGCTCCGCCGCCGGAGAGGCCTACGTCATTTACGGAGGCGCGGCGCTTCCCGCCACCATAGACATTGCATTAAATGAGGAAGACGTAACCATATACGGAGCCACGGCCAATGATCAATTAACCGGGTGGTGTCCCATATCCCTCGGGGACGTCAACGGGGACGGCAGGGATGACATCCTGCTTTCAGCTTTCGCCGCCGACGGACCTGGCGATGGACGGCTCAGCGCCGGGGAGGGCTACCTCATCTACGGTTCGGGGACACTGCCAGCAACCATCGACCTTGCTTCAAGCGGCGAGGACGTAACCATTTACGGCGCCTCCGCCGGAGACCAGCTGGCCGAGTATGCGGGAATCAGCGCAAAAGACGTTAACGGTGACGGCTTGGCTGACATCCTTACCACCGCCGCCTTCGGCTCTGGACCTGCCGAAGGTCGAAGCAGCTCTGGAGAAAGCTATATCATCTACGGTTCGACGGCCGTGCTTCCCGCAACTATCGATTTGAATGCCAGCGAAGAGGACGTGACCATATACGGCGCGAGCAACTTTGACATGCTCAATTCCGGCTTCGGCCTTCAGACGGGGGATATCAACAACGACGGGTTCCTGGACCTTTTGCTGGCAGCATATGGCGGGGACGGCCCGGGCGAAGTCAGAAACGGTTGCGGCGAGGTTTACGCCATCTTCGGCGAGGGCGATTCCACCACCGCCGCGGCGAAGGATACGGATCACGCCGGAAACCCGCTCGCGAAGGACTACGGCACGGCGCGGGCGAAGATAGATTTCGGCGCGGGAGCGGCGGGAAGCACCACCACGGTGACCCTAACCCGCAATGACACGGGCGTCAACATGCCGGACCTGACGAAAGTGGCGGACGTAAACTGGACCGTAACAACCGACCGCACAGCCTTTTCCGCCAAGGTTATCTTTCACTATCTTGAGTCGGAAATCGCGCAACTAACCGAAGGCGACCTCAAGCTCTACAAGGCCGCCACAGTCGGCGGGACCTACTCCGAAGTGGCGGGCGCGGTCTTCGACACCGTGCGCAACACCGTTACAGCCACGGGGCTTACCGGCTTTTCGGTCTTCATACTCTCCACTGCGCCCCCTGCCGCCGCTCCGTCCCCCCACTGCTTCGTGGACACCCTTTCAGCCGGAAACGGCAACCGCACCATGCCCATCGCCCTGGCTGTTCTTGCCCTGGCGGGTGCGCTCGGCTTTGCGGTCATCAACCGCAGAAGATAA
- a CDS encoding dodecin domain-containing protein: MAESVYKFIELVGTSAKSWEDAAKNAVELAGKSLKELRVAEVSDMDLKLENNKVVAYRCKVKLSFKYLSE; encoded by the coding sequence ATGGCCGAAAGCGTATACAAATTCATCGAGCTCGTGGGGACGAGCGCCAAATCCTGGGAGGACGCCGCCAAAAACGCCGTTGAACTGGCCGGAAAGTCCTTGAAGGAGCTGCGCGTCGCCGAGGTTTCCGACATGGACTTGAAGCTTGAGAACAACAAGGTCGTGGCATACCGGTGCAAGGTGAAACTGTCCTTCAAATACTTAAGTGAGTGA
- a CDS encoding potassium transporter Kup, with protein MEGPKGPVAPGLINRLRHVPPQFVRRLFPQKIHTPGEPAGSSHGGFWALSLAALGVVYGDIGTSPLYAVRECFHGLHAIAITHGNIFGVLSLIFWSLLVVVTIKYVVFVLRVDNKGEGGIFALMALLAQSKNKLTGRTKSVVIFGGIFGAALLYGDGIITPSISVLSAVEGLEVATPAAKNFVVPITCIVLAGLFFIQRRGTAGIGQIFGPVMLVWFSAISLLGLVEVAKEPGILAAVNPYWAVRFFAENHLHGMVVLGSVVLCITGGEALYADLGHFNRASIRFSWVSLVWPALLCNYFGQGALLMTRPETAVNPFYALAPKAILYPLVFLATAATVIASQAMISGVYSLTQQAIQLGFLPRLRIVHTSSHVKGQIYLPFVNWVLFLACILLVLSFKSSSRLAGAYGLAVTATMGITSVLYFFVLTRTLKKPVRSTALLVGLFLVFDLGYFAANLLKIVDGGWFTLAVGLAVTAVMVSWRDGRSALADTFAREHVTEEDFLEGVAATRPLRISGTAVFLSVSPTGVPYSLLHHYRFNHVLPEKVLFVSLTTADEPTVPDDERLKVKSLGQGFYRLIARFGYMETPLVPLVLRLASKFKLSVDPDTATYYLGRESLLTTGPSKMANWRKGLFVFMARNAQNPMAFFGIPPNRVVELGIQLKV; from the coding sequence ATGGAAGGCCCCAAGGGTCCCGTTGCGCCCGGCCTCATCAACAGGCTGCGCCATGTTCCCCCCCAGTTTGTCCGCAGGCTTTTTCCCCAAAAAATCCACACGCCCGGCGAGCCGGCAGGCTCATCCCACGGCGGTTTCTGGGCCCTGTCTTTGGCTGCCCTTGGAGTCGTTTACGGCGACATCGGCACAAGCCCGCTTTACGCTGTAAGGGAGTGCTTCCACGGGCTTCACGCCATAGCCATCACACACGGCAACATCTTCGGGGTGCTCTCCCTCATCTTCTGGTCGCTCCTGGTGGTTGTCACCATAAAATACGTGGTTTTCGTTTTGCGGGTGGACAACAAGGGAGAGGGCGGCATCTTCGCGCTCATGGCCCTTTTGGCCCAGTCGAAGAATAAGCTTACCGGCAGAACCAAAAGCGTGGTGATTTTCGGGGGGATTTTCGGCGCGGCCCTCTTGTACGGCGACGGCATCATCACACCAAGCATATCGGTGCTTTCGGCTGTGGAGGGCCTCGAGGTGGCCACGCCTGCGGCGAAAAATTTCGTGGTCCCCATAACCTGCATCGTCCTTGCCGGGCTCTTTTTCATCCAGCGAAGGGGAACCGCCGGAATCGGACAGATTTTCGGGCCGGTGATGCTTGTCTGGTTTTCCGCAATCTCGCTTCTCGGCCTTGTTGAAGTGGCGAAGGAGCCGGGCATCCTGGCCGCAGTCAATCCTTACTGGGCGGTTCGCTTTTTTGCGGAAAACCACCTCCACGGCATGGTCGTCCTGGGCTCCGTGGTGTTGTGCATCACCGGAGGCGAGGCCCTTTACGCCGACCTTGGGCATTTCAACCGGGCTTCCATCAGGTTTTCATGGGTGTCCCTGGTGTGGCCCGCCCTTTTGTGCAACTATTTCGGCCAGGGCGCGCTTTTGATGACCCGCCCGGAAACGGCGGTGAACCCCTTCTACGCCCTCGCGCCCAAGGCCATCCTTTACCCGCTGGTCTTCCTCGCCACAGCCGCGACGGTGATCGCCTCCCAGGCCATGATTTCGGGGGTCTATTCCCTCACCCAGCAGGCAATCCAACTGGGCTTTCTTCCGCGCCTCCGGATAGTGCACACATCCAGCCACGTTAAGGGCCAGATTTACCTTCCCTTCGTCAACTGGGTGCTCTTTCTGGCCTGCATCCTGCTGGTTTTATCCTTCAAGAGCTCAAGCCGCCTTGCCGGGGCCTACGGCCTTGCCGTCACCGCCACGATGGGCATAACGTCAGTCCTGTATTTTTTCGTTCTCACCCGCACCCTCAAAAAGCCCGTAAGGTCAACGGCCCTTCTGGTGGGACTCTTTCTGGTGTTCGATCTCGGATACTTTGCGGCCAACCTTTTGAAAATCGTTGACGGCGGCTGGTTCACCCTGGCCGTGGGCCTTGCCGTTACTGCGGTGATGGTTTCGTGGCGGGACGGAAGAAGCGCCCTTGCCGACACCTTCGCCCGCGAGCACGTGACCGAGGAGGATTTTCTTGAAGGCGTGGCGGCCACCCGGCCCCTTCGGATTTCGGGAACCGCCGTGTTCCTCTCGGTTTCCCCAACCGGAGTGCCCTATTCCCTGCTTCACCATTACAGGTTCAACCACGTTCTGCCAGAAAAGGTGCTCTTCGTGTCCCTTACTACCGCAGACGAGCCCACCGTGCCCGACGACGAACGCCTCAAGGTGAAATCCCTGGGCCAGGGCTTCTACCGCCTGATAGCCAGGTTCGGATACATGGAAACGCCCCTGGTTCCCCTGGTGCTCCGGCTTGCCTCAAAGTTCAAACTTTCCGTTGACCCTGATACCGCCACCTATTATCTTGGCCGGGAAAGCCTCTTAACAACAGGACCTTCAAAAATGGCCAACTGGCGCAAGGGCCTTTTTGTGTTCATGGCCCGTAACGCCCAGAACCCCATGGCCTTTTTCGGCATCCCGCCCAACAGGGTGGTGGAGCTTGGGATACAACTTAAGGTATAA
- a CDS encoding P-II family nitrogen regulator, which translates to MKRIEAIIKPFKMEEVKKALMDAGVTGMTTTDVKGFGRQKGHKMVYRGAEYDVDFVPKVHIVVVADDDKAPIYVEAIRNAALTGQIGDGKIFVSSIEEALRIRTGETGPSAL; encoded by the coding sequence ATGAAAAGGATAGAGGCCATCATCAAGCCGTTCAAGATGGAAGAAGTGAAAAAGGCCCTGATGGACGCGGGCGTGACGGGCATGACAACCACGGACGTCAAGGGCTTCGGACGCCAGAAGGGCCACAAGATGGTTTACCGGGGCGCGGAATACGACGTGGATTTTGTGCCCAAGGTTCACATAGTGGTTGTGGCGGATGACGACAAGGCCCCCATTTACGTGGAGGCCATAAGAAACGCGGCCTTGACCGGCCAGATAGGCGACGGTAAGATTTTCGTTTCGAGCATTGAAGAGGCTCTGCGCATAAGAACCGGCGAAACCGGGCCGTCAGCCCTTTAA